GGGAACTGATGGAATGTGCATCTTTTGTTTCCTGATGCTGTTTCTATTCTGGAAACTGAGGAAACGTTTCTGATGCTGTCTATTCTGGAACTGAGGAAACCTTCCCTGATGCTGTCTATTCTGGGAACTGAGGAAATTCCTGATGCTGTCTATTCTGGGAAACTGAGGAAACGTTCCTGATGCTGTCTATTCTGCGGGTAGTAGATCGAGGAAACGTTCCTGATGCTGTCTATTTCTGCTGGAACTGAGGAAACGTTCCTGATGGTTCTATTTGTGGAAACTGAGGAACACCTTCCTTTGATGCTGTCTATTCTGGAAACTGAGGAAACGTTCCTGATGCTGTCTATTCTGGAAACTGATGGGAAACGTTCTCTCTGTGTATGCTGTGCTGTCTCTGGGAAACTGAGGAAAACCTTCCTGATGCTGCTATTCTGGTACACTGGAGATAGACGTTTTCTGATGCTGTCTATTCTGGAAACTGAGGAAACGTTCCTGATGCTGTCTATTCTGGAGGAACTGAGGAAACCTCCTGATGCTGTCTTATTCTGGAACTGAGGAAACGTTCCTGATCGCTGTCTATTTCCTGGAAACTGAGGAAACGTTCCTGATGCTGTCTATTCTGGAAACTGAGGAAACGTTCCTGATGCTCTCCATTCTGGGAACTGAGGAAACGTTCCTGATGCTGTCTATTCTGGAACTGAGGAAACCTTCCTAACTCTATCTGGTGGAACTTCCTGAATGCtgtctgctctgacatgcactgtcaactgtgggaccttatatagacaggtgtgtgcctttccaaatcatgtccaatcaatggaatttaccgcaggtggactccaatcaagttgtagaaacatctcaaggatgatcaatggaaacaggatgcacctgagctcaatttcaagtctcatagcaaagggtcagaataattacggaaataaggtattttgttttttatttttaataaatttgcaaacatttctaaaaaccatttttttgcttcatcattatggggtattgtatgtagattgatgaggggggggaaatatttaatccattttagaataaggctgtaacataaaacaaaatgtgtaaaaagtcaaggggtctgaataatttccgaatgctctgtatttATCTAGAAAACACTATGACCCGGCTTGGTGTCACGAACGTTTAAAGGAGCGGACCAAGCCGCAGAGTGAGTTGAATTCCACATACTATATTATATAGTGAAACTAccgaaaacaataaacaaacataaaacgAACGTGAAAGCCGTAGTGCTAAACACACATACGCAAACAGTATCCCACCAAGCAGGTGGGGACAGGGaacccttaagtatgatccccaattacaGACAACSaacatcagctgcctctaattgggaaccacaccaagagcaccaacatagaaataaaaagaCTAGAACAKCCCTTAGTCACGGCGtgacctacaacaccatagagaaccaagggcRctctatggtcagggcgtgacacttggtCGCAGATCTGTGTGGACTCTCTCCAACTTGCTGTCGTTGTCAAGKTAAACYTGTTTTTGYTAAGGAGRTGGCAAGAGATCCAAAACAGACTGACATCCCAGGCTACCAATTACCTCATTAGAAGCTTCCCCAGGTAATTTCCTCACTGTAGCTAGAAACCATTCCTACTGTTCCTTCCCATCTTCAAAACATgaagctcaaacacacacaaaccctaaaCGGACCTGTTCCTCCCCATCTTCTCATGATCCTTGACCACCAAATGAAGCTCAGCTCCTGAATCCAGAGGTATTCCCTTCAGGTCCCACTCAAAACCCTGGGAGAGACCACAGGAAAAATGTATTATTACTgatacactacagtatattagaGTATTCACCGCTGTatattataaaccgggtggttcgagccctgaaatgctaattggctgaaagccgtggtatatcagaccatataccacacctcctcgggcctMATTTCATAAATACACACCTCATTCCAGACAGGGTTTATGTtattcttgatgacttttgtCTTCTTTTTTGATCCTGGAAaacaaggagagaagaagaattagaaaatatataattatttttaaacagaaatgcaaAACATCAGAAAGTGTATCTGCTAGTGTTATATATGTGTTATCAATGTGTTTAACCATCAGTGAGTGGTCCTTGCAGAGACTTGGCTAGGTAGTAATCGTGTTGGACAAAGCGGTACTTCCTGTAACATAGAGGTTCTGAGCAGTGACTTCCTGCCAATCAACATTcaaacaggaagcaggaagtaGAAACAGGAAGTAGTCAGAGTGACAGACCAAAGAAATGCCAgcagggagatggatggaggttATCTTATCACAGAACACTACCTCACCTTCGGTCCAGAGAGAACACCCAGAGATACCAGAACCAGTTAAAAGttctagaacacctactcattctagagtttttctttatttgttactattttctacattgttgaataatagtgaagacatcaaaacaatgaaataacacatatggaatcatgtagtaaccaaaaaagtgttaaacaaatcaaaatatactttgatatacacacacacaaacacacacacacaccagtggaggctcctcaaaggaggaagagaaggagcatcctcctcagtgaaattcataaaaatacaaattgtgaaacatttaaaaagtaatcCTTTTAGATAAAACACATATTAATCACATTTTACCAAATAATTGCAgcttgaactgacatgttgttcatccaatcaaaggatcagagaatgaatctagtactgaaagcattagCGATAGCTAGCTAGTGCCGCAGTGCATAAAACGtgctgagtagttgactcaaaaagagagaaagacaatagttgaacagttttaaacaaatccaTTTCTTTACAAATGAAGAAGCAAGACCAGATTGTATTTTTTTTWactttcagtttcacttacttagctcgAAATtttgctagctagtttagcctactcaaacacctggctataacagagggatgctatgttagctagctggctataactatccaacacaacactggaactcctccaagtcaaggtaagcttttggttttactaatttattgccactggggcccgccggtgtaagtgctaaactgcttgctgactgtacactgtaacttTACTGCATGATTGTGGCGSGTTCattaacgcattagttctattagctattaTGTTAATTTACCTAATatggtgtaggctgtgtgtagcggttatggtatgaaggttatgaacgatatggtttggcttgtaaagttttttttccgcctggtcacatacagctgatgtgttgtgcattgaagtcttCAAGCGAAGGGatgaggtgagaggaggaaagcgcatagatgcgagaaggctgctatgaaagtgaactgtgttaatGCGTGAtcgggggtgtattcattccgccgattctgttgaaaaatgtttcttaaatgaAAGCAAAGAAAACAGGGatttgtcaaatagaaactcACGTTTGCAACTTTTMgactaatgattacaccctagataagctagatgcaMGCAAGAGTGTGTAAGGTggttttgaatgtgtcactgtctcaaatgtttctctcgacctgtgtgcacctatgttgtaaactttcacgaacctaccagacaagctaaattacttaatttgtaagtcgctctggataagagcgtctgctaaatgacttaaatgtaaaatgtaaatgttgtatgctcgcttcgaggcaagtaacactaaaacatgcatgagagcaccagttgttccggacgactgtgtgatcacactctccgcagccgatgtgagtaagacctttaaacaggtcaacacagacggattaccaggacgtgtactccgagcatgtgctgaccaactggcaagtgtcttcactgacagtattactgtctgtaataccaacatgttcgaagcagaccaccatagtccctgtgcccaagaacacgaaggtaacctccctaaatgactaccgacccgtagaaTTCACGTCTGTAGacacgaagtgctttgaaaggctggtcacggctcacatcaacaccattatcccagaaaccctagacacactccaatttgcataccgcaacaacagatccacagatgatgcaatctctactgcactccacactgcccttttcacACCTGGGGCAAAcggaacacctatttgagaatgctattaattgactacagctcagcgttcaacaccatagtgccctcaaaagctcatcaataagctaaggaccctgagactaaacacctccctaaggaccctgagacttaACACCTTTTCCCGTAGTCcatgattgtggactacgggaaaaggaggaacgagcacgcccccattctcattgagtGGAACCGGTTGAGAGCTTCACTAAGATAGtcatgaagagtgcacgacaaggcctattccccctcaggagaccaaaaagatttggcatgggtcctcagatcctcaaaaacttctacagctgcaccatcgagagcatcctgactggttgcgtcactacctggtatggcaactactcggcctctgaccgcaaggcactacagagggtagtacgtatggcccagtacatcactggagccaagcttctagccatccaggacctctacaccaggcggtgtcagaggaaggacctaaaaattgtcaaagaccccagccaccagagtcatggactgttctctctgctaccgcacggcaagaggtaccgYagcaccaagtctaggtccaaaaggcttcttaacagcttctaccccaaagacataagactcctgaacagctaatcaaatggctacccaggcccctctttataatctatgcatagtcactttaactctacctacatgtacatattacctcaattacctcgactaaccggtgcccccgcacattgactctgtaccggtaccccctgtatatagcctccacattgactctgtaccggtaccccctgtatatagcctccacattgactctgtatgtacacccttatatagcctccacttgcTGCTGTACCGtagacccctgtatatagctcacacattgacactgtaccTCAAGTTTATTctcgtaaaaaaaataattaataaaattAATGTACCATGGGCCTGTTTATAGCCTCAACAATTGAACTCTGATACCAGGTACCGACCcttatatagctcacattgaagctctgtaccgtaacacccttgTAATATAGCCTTCCacgattgactctgtaccgaggGTAccgtgcccctgtatatagctcaaccTCCAACATTAGACTCAGTACggtacgccctgtatatagctccacattgctcTGTTACCCGTAAACCCAGTAATaatagccccacattgactctgtacgcgtaCCTCCCTGTAATatgagctccacattgactctgtaccggtacccctgtatatagctccacattgactctgtacccgtaccAGAGCGCCGTCcgcctgatatagcctccacattgactctgtacccggtaaccgctgtatatagcctccaacagtTGGACTCTGACCgtaacacccctgtatatagcctcccacattgactctgtaccgtaacacctgtaaATACCTCCAGCAATTTGACTCTTGGTACCAGgtaccgccctgtatatagcctccacacttgaCAGTCTGTACCGTAacagcctgtatatagcctgccacattgactcttaccgtaCACCGCCCTGTAATATagcgctccacattgactctgataCGCTACACCCTGTAATATAGGCCTCCCATTACTGCTAGTACGGTAACAGCCATGATTCCCCAGACGACCGGtacgaccctgtatatagcctccaccattgatctgtaccgtaaccacctgtatatagcctccagcaTTTGACTTGTACCGGTCCCGCCCAcgccctgtataatagcctccacattgactctgtacgtacctAGCTGTCATATAAGTCctgccacattgactctgtcctggtaccccgtgtatattaagcctccacattgactcgtgtcGCGGTACCCCGCTGGtaataatagcctccacattgactgctgTAATAACcgcgtacccctgtatataggcctcgcACTTGCTCTAGTCACCGTACACCCTGTAAAGCCTGCCACATTGAACTACTGTACCGGTACACGTCCCTGTAATATAGGCTCTCCACATTGAACTCGTACCGTAACACCTGTGATATAAGCCTTCacttactctgtaccggtaccctgtaatatagcctccacattgactcttacggTAACCACCggactcctgtatatagcctccacattgactctataaATAACCGGTACCACatgtatataagcctccacattgactcataaCCGGTACCTCCCTGAtatataggcctccacattgactctgctacCGTAAACaccctatatatagcctccacattgactcgaaAAACGGCtctataacacacaaacacaccgtaCCTCagccgcctgtatatagcctccagctTTGAGCTCTGTACCAgtagaccctgtatatagccatccacattgactctgtaccggtacgccATGTTTATAGGTCCCATTCGACTACTGTGCAACCGTAacaccactgtatatagcctccaaccattgaactctgtaccggGTAACAGCCCTGTATAGTAGCCTCCCACACTGTGAGCTCTGTAACGCGTAAAACACCCTGTATACatagcctccaacattgactACTGTACCCG
Above is a window of Salvelinus sp. IW2-2015 unplaced genomic scaffold, ASM291031v2 Un_scaffold2875, whole genome shotgun sequence DNA encoding:
- the LOC112074919 gene encoding dysferlin-like; this translates as MLRCVIQRASNLREKDGRLSDPLCGVIFRGSKKKTKVIKNNINPVWNEGFEWDLKGIPLDSGAELHLVVKDHEKMGRNRSV